In a single window of the Sesamum indicum cultivar Zhongzhi No. 13 linkage group LG16, S_indicum_v1.0, whole genome shotgun sequence genome:
- the LOC105178616 gene encoding uncharacterized protein LOC105178616, which yields MISERGIEANPEKIQAIMGLRSPSSIKEMQKLTGKIASLSRFISRSADRSLPFFKALRKPKSFAWTPECEQALQELKEYLTKPPLLANPKEGETLFLYLGVSENAVSSVLVREEANSQNPVYYVSKMLQGAESRYSEMEKLALALVVTARKLRPYFQSHKVVVLTNHPLKHVMSRPEASGRLIKWAIELGQHDIEYQPRTAQKAQVLADFITELSDDPKEPEASDHTYSKWMLHVDGSSNAKNGGAGVLIQGPKGVEIEVAARLSFPVTNNEAEYEALVLGLELAYEAGARDLEVFTDSQLIAMQIEGAYETRERTMTQYKETVHRLMGKFSRCSILQVPRIENDKADALSKFGAAMDGIRDRKITALIREQSALASRTEVQVVLEAGSWMDEIIRYLEEGTLPSDPIAAKRVKFRAARFTLLDGQLYKQTVDGPLLKCLDEERASYVMREIHEGSCGNHSVARSLAQKVMRQGYFWPTLVKDSKNLVRKCESCQKYASLIHQPATPMEPIKIACPFDQWGIDIVGPFPPAQAQQKFIIVAVEYFSKWVEAEAVAKISKSEVINFIWKNIICRFGIPRILISDNGTQFQGRKIMEWCKELKIAQHFTAVANPQANGQTEVTNRTILQHLKTRLESKGSWVDELPGVLWAYRTTPRTATGETPFCLVYGTEAIIPAEIGEESQRVMQYEPETNRTERSFDLTVIEEKREAAYARILHHKGLMMKSHNRRIRPRQLQVGDLVLKKVEASKHVGKLEPPWEGPYKVVEIRKEGTYRLQDMQGRDLPRPWNIQNLKKFYA from the coding sequence ATGATCAGTGAACGAGGAATAGAGGCGAACCCAGAAAAGATCCAAGCCATTATGGGCCTGAGATCGCCGAGTTCGATCAAGGAGATGCAGAAGCTTACGGGAAAGATCGCATCTTTAAGCAGGTTCATATCGCGATCGGCAGACAGAAGCTTACCATTTTTCAAAGCCTTGAGGAAACCCAAGAGTTTCGCGTGGACCCCAGAATGCGAGCAGGCCTTGCAGGAACTAAAGGAGTATCTCACTAAGCCTCCGTTGCTTGCAAATCCTAAAGAAGGGGaaacattatttttgtatcttgGAGTGTCCGAGAACGCGGTCAGCTCCGTGTTGGTGAGAGAGGAAGCTAACAGTCAAAATCCAGTCTACTATGTCAGTAAAATGCTCCAGGGGGCAGAATCGCGATATTCAGAGATGGAAAAACTCGCCCTTGCATTAGTGGTGACCGCCCGAAAACTACGACCATATTTTCAGTCACACAAAGTGGTGGTGCTGACGAACCACCCCCTTAAGCATGTGATGTCGCGGCCGGAAGCCTCCGGAAGATTAATCAAGTGGGCGATCGAATTGGGGCAACATGATATTGAGTACCAACCCAGGACAGCCCAGAAGGCACAGGTGCTCGCCGATTTTATCACAGAGTTGTCCGACGACCCGAAGGAACCCGAAGCCTCCGATCACACCTATTCGAAATGGATGTTGCATGTTGATGGGTCTTCTAACGCGAAGAATGGAGGAGCAGGCGTACTGATCCAAGGACCCAAGGGAGTCGAGATAGAAGTCGCAGCTCGCCTATCATTCCCAGTGACAAATAATGAGGCGGAATATGAGGCGCTGGTTTTGGGATTAGAGCTCGCATATGAGGCAGGCGCTCGAGATCTGGAAGTTTTTACCGACTCGCAGTTGATTGCTATGCAGATCGAAGGAGCGTACGAGACGAGAGAGAGAACAATGACACAGTATAAAGAGACCGTGCATCGATTGATGGGAAAATTCAGTAGATGCTCCATCCTGCAAGTTCCCCGAATAGAGAACGACAAAGCGGACGCCCTGTCAAAGTTTGGAGCTGCGATGGATGGAATTCGAGATCGCAAAATCACAGCCTTAATACGCGAGCAGTCGGCCCTCGCGAGTAGAACAGAAGTCCAGGTCGTCTTAGAGGCGGGATCGTGGATGGACGAAATCATAAGGTATCTCGAGGAGGGTACCCTGCCTAGCGATCCGATAGCGGCGAAAAGAGTCAAATTTCGAGCCGCCCGATTCACGTTGTTAGATGGTCAGCTCTACAAACAAACAGTGGACGGCCCTCTCCTGAAATGTTTGGATGAAGAAAGAGCCTCGTACGTGATGCGCGAAATACACGAAGGAAGCTGCGGCAATCATTCAGTAGCGAGATCGCTAGCTCAGAAAGTGATGCGACAGGGGTATTTCTGGCCCACCCTAGTCAAAGATTCCAAGAACTTGGTGAGAAAATGCGAGAGCTGCCAGAAATACGCTTCCTTGATACATCAGCCCGCGACCCCGATGGAACCAATCAAGATAGCATGCCCGTTCGATCAGTGGGGAATTGACATTGTAGGACCTTTTCCGCCCGCGCAAGCCCAGCAGAAATTCATCATTGTAGCGGTCGAATATTTCTCCAAGTGGGTCGAAGCGGAAGCAGTAGCCAAAATATCGAAGAGTGAAGTCATCAACTTTATCTGGAAGAACATCATATGTAGATTTGGTATACCCCGGATACTAATATCTGATAACGGCACGCAGTTCCAGGGCAGGAAGATCATGGAATGGTGCAAGGAGCTAAAGATCGCACAACACTTCACGGCAGTTGCGAACCCTCAGGCGAACGGACAGACCGAGGTGACGAACCGGACGATCTTGCAACACTTGAAGACGCGCCTCGAGAGCAAGGGATCGTGGGTTGACGAACTGCCCGGGGTCCTGTGGGCTTACCGCACAACACCACGAACCGCCACAGGCGAGACCCCTTTCTGCCTAGTGTATGGGACCGAAGCCATCATTCCAGCTGAAATCGGGGAGGAATCGCAAAGAGTCATGCAGTACGAACCCGAGACGAACCGAACCGAACGAAGTTTCGACCTCACCGTCATCGAAGAGAAGAGGGAGGCTGCATATGCCCGAATTTTACATCACAAGGGCTTAATGATGAAGAGCCACAATCGCAGAATTCGACCCCGCCAATTGCAGGTGGGAGACCTCGTGCTGAAGAAAGTGGAGGCGTCAAAACATGTGGGAAAGCTAGAGCCGCCATGGGAGGGCCCCTACAAGGTGGTCGAGATCAGAAAGGAAGGCACATATAGATTACAAGACATGCAGGGTCGCGATTTACCACGCCCGTGGAACATACAGAATTTGAAGAAGTTCTATGCTTGa